The genomic segment CATTAACCCACTGAAATAGATTCTATTTCATCAAAGCCAGAGACATTGTACatttgaacatgtttttttgaGTTACAGTAGTgataattattgttgttgttgatacTTGTAGAAAGCTGTTAAAACTTGATCCTTGCTGAAAGGACTAGTCAAACCATACAAGGTAGTGATTACCATTAGactttttgttgttatttattttttgtttacagtAACCCCCTCAGTAACATCAGAGTACTGCAGGTCAGTGACAGGACACACCCTGCACGGTGCACTTGCTTTGACAGCCGGACCTCCCTCTCTGCTTCATTCACTTACCCTCTGGGAGCCAGAGCCCCTGTAGTGGAGCCCACCCTGTTCTCTCTCCTGCTGGTTCAGGGAGCTGACCAGCGCCTGCAGCCTCTCAATGTACTGGATCGCACTGCGCAGGATCTCTACTTTAGGGAGCCTCTGGTTGGGGTTCATGAGAGTGCTCCGCTTAAGCGCTTCGAAAGCCTCGTTGACCTTCTTCAGCCTCCTCTTCTCCCTCAGGGTGGCAGCTTTTCTGCGATCCATGGTGACGGATTTCCGCTTGCAGATTTTGCAGGCCCAAGGCAAACACTGGCCGGGGCAGTGCTCTTGAGGGGACAGGCTGGCCGCTGGGGACACCTTGTCTTCCAGGCCCGTGCCGGACAGTAACCTGCTGTCAGAGCACAGTCCCATCACTGGTCGCTCCTGGTAGGTAGTTTGATCGAAAGCACCTTGCAGCCGGGTGGGGAAAAAATTTTCACCTCCTTCATAGAACCTCTGATCGGGAAAGAAATAAGGGTTGGTCTCAAAAAGCTCCATTTTTCTGGCCAGTGCAAGGTCACTCTCCACTCCTCGCCACTGCTGGTCTGAAAATTTGTGCTCGTGTTCACAGGATCTGTGGAAAACAACTGCTCACACCAACTGTTTGGTGGCATTTAAACCCTCTGCTTGGCATTAGATCACTGGGTTAAATATAGAGAAGCCCAGAGAAACCTGATCCCACTTTTAGCTGTTGCCTCACATCCAAACTTTACATCTCTTTTCATTCTTGATCTCTTGGGGGGTTTTGGGGCGGTTTGGTTCAAGGAATAGTGACACAGTCTTTTAAAA from the Lepisosteus oculatus isolate fLepOcu1 chromosome 5, fLepOcu1.hap2, whole genome shotgun sequence genome contains:
- the myog gene encoding myogenin, which codes for MELFETNPYFFPDQRFYEGGENFFPTRLQGAFDQTTYQERPVMGLCSDSRLLSGTGLEDKVSPAASLSPQEHCPGQCLPWACKICKRKSVTMDRRKAATLREKRRLKKVNEAFEALKRSTLMNPNQRLPKVEILRSAIQYIERLQALVSSLNQQEREQGGLHYRGSGSQRVSSSSEQGSGSTCCSSPEWSSPSDHCGHAFSNNPEDLLNEDSSEQPNLRSLSSIVDSITVEGTAVTYPGDISK